Part of the Lucilia cuprina isolate Lc7/37 chromosome 5, ASM2204524v1, whole genome shotgun sequence genome is shown below.
gttttatttagtttcttagataaatataaaatagacttATTTTAATAGCACGTGCTGATGAAATGACCCATACCAATTCAAGAGGTTTCCCTAAAAACACCTaaaaagcagcaaaaaaaattccaccataaatatttgtttagtcAGATTTATGTGCAAAATTGAATgaattgcaaaaattattattagaattaATGGAGCAGAGGTTCTCAAAAGGTTAAAAGAGAAATGGAGAAGAAAGCTTTATATAAAacatgtaaaatatttgtatattattctttataagaatatttttaggTTATTCTTGACAAGAATACAAAGCAAACactaacaaaagttttgtttatcaAAACTGCTTTAcagcttttattataaaagctttaatatcatttttgttataaaaatgtttcgtTCAAACactaacaatattttcaataaacaagaagcagctttaaaagcttttattacaaACGCTCACAGATTTAAACACTTTGAACACTAACAATATTTTCGATAAACAAGGAacagctttaaaagctttttatttaatccttttatttctaaagctttaatattgtttttattataaaaatgtttcgtTCAAAGATTGAAACACTTTAAACACTAACAAAAGTTTCGATAGACAAGAAActgctttaaaagctttttattatataaagctctacaaaagcttaaatataacttttattataaatcaaTTTGTTCGAAGATATTAtcacttaattttaaaactgcAATAATACAAAAGCTTCAAATACTTATTTGCtgtaaaagctttcaaaagttatttattggtaaagttttcaaaagtaGGTTTATACTTTCAactgattaatttaaaaaagcttttagttaTAAAGGTTTTTAAAGTAGTCTCATATCAAAATTAAATGCCTTCCtatgacaatttttaatataaaagcttttatcataaaaatgtttaaaaattgattttggttgaaaaagcttttaaattatttttatagtataTGTTTTCCTAAATTACGTTTATTTCTTTTGATAGATTTGCTTATAAAAGATTTGAgttgtaaaagcttttaaaagttttttattgtaaaagcaTTCTAAAGTTAATTTACTGCTGTCAATagatttgtttagaaaaacttttagttGTAATAGccttttaaagttctttttattgaatatgTTTACCAAAGTAGTCTctcataaaagcttttaaattatttttatggtaaaagttttcaaaattacgTTTAttgctttcaaaaaaaatttttataaaagattttagtTTTACATTTGTTTAGAAATGCTTTTAGTTGCAAAAGTCttgaaagttttattattgtaaaagcTTTCCAAAGTTAAGTTACTGATTTCAATAGCatgactttaaaaaaatgttaaacagattttaatccttcaTTTCATTACACTTTCATAGCAAGTGCAGACGGACAGATATTAAAAACTAGATCCAAAAATAGGTTAGAATTTGAGACGGTTAGGAGCTTAAGAAACTCTGTTCCATAACGGTAAACTGATAactttgttttacttttatattactATCTTTTGGTCGATATCTTTAAACTTTGGCACcaaatgaaacatttaaaattaaataacaataaatgtattaatatcttatcaataaattattttaagaaaggGAAATATCATTCATATTTGCAGACAAAGTATCTGAAACATGTGTAAAACTTAACATGTGAAGATCTAAGGCAAAGATTAAGCAATTGTTTtgggtttgaaaaaaaaaagaaataacgtGATTTCTATACTTGAAAATTCCAGTTAGGCTTATCAATTCcattagaaaaacaacaaatatgatATTGGAAAGAAGGTGTGTTTTAGCAAGTACTGAGAACTATTTAAGAGATTGGCGATAGTTTATTCGATGTAGTTCTTCTTGTAGACCTCAACATGAaggttaaaattttacaaatatttttggctTCGGCCTTACTTTTGGTTGCCGTCCAGGGCCGTTTTATTCAGGAGGATGAGCTCTTGGAGAAAATGCCTTCACAGTTCATGGAACCGAGAGTTTATATGCCTGAAGATATCGAAACCTATGCCGAGGAAATTAATAAGCCCGAATTTGATTTAGTTGAAAACGAACAAGTTGAACTACCTGTTGAAGTTCCAGTTGAATCAGAAGTTGAAATTGAACCACGCAGTGGTGGTGAGTTTGagaactttaatataaattaacaatTCACTTACTTTTTGCTGACATCTCTATAGGTTGTTCCATACCCATTCGCGGTGGTCTTAAGGCTAAACAACCCTTGTATATCAAACCTGGCACTACTGAATTCTACCCTTTTTCTGATACTGGAAGAATTGATGTGGCTGCTGGCAAGAATATTGAGATCCATTGTACCAGTGGCTTTGCTCATCCTTTATCAGGCAAGACCCATATCGCTACCTGTGTTAGTGGCACTACTTTTAAAGTCAATGGTGTTCAGCACTCCCTGCCCAGTCTTGTTTGCACCAGTTGGCCTGCTTTTGTAGCTAAGAAGTCGGGCAGCAGCTGCAATGGTGGCACTACTCTCGTCAATGTTGGTTTTGAATTGTCATCTTCCCGTTTCATGAGACAATACCAGGTCTGCTTTAACGAACATGAGGAAGTAACCCGCTATGTCTACCACAAATTATTCCCTGGCAGCAATTACTATGAAACTGGTGTAGAACGCCTTAACTTTGCTACAGCCGGCTTCTTTGGCGGTAAAAATGTGGATAATCTTTACACTCAGGCTAAGCAAAAAGAAACCATAGATCGTGAATTGGGCTACAACGCTGAGAAGTATTTCAATAACCAAAAGAATATTTTCTTGGCTCGTGGTCATATGGCTGCCAAGGCTGATTTCGTGTATGCCTCCGAACAACGTGCCACTTTCTTGTTCCTTAATACTGCTCCTCAGTGGCAGGTGTTTAATGCCGGCAACTGGGCTCGTGTTGAGGATGGTGTTCGCGCCTGGGTTACCAAACACAAGAAGACTGTTGAATGCTGGACTGGTGTCTACGGTGTGACCACTCTGCCCAATAAGCATGGTGTACAAACTCATTTGTACTTGTCTTATGATGCCAATCACAATGGTCTTATTCCTGTACCTAAATTGTACTTTAGAGTAGTTATTGAACCCTCTACTCGTAAGGGCATTGTATTCATTGGTGTTAATAATCCTCATTTAACATTGGCTGAGATTAAGAAAGACTATATTATTTGTCCCGATATTAGTGATAAGGTTTCTTATATACCTTGGAAGAAGACTGATATTGTGGCCGGTTATTCATATGCTTGTGAGGTGGCCGAATTCCGTAAGAAGGTCACTACCTTGCCTTCATTCTCGGTTAGCGGTCTGTTGGTTTAAATAGGCTTTTGCCtcacttttttgaaaatcttacACATATTGACCGTTTTTagg
Proteins encoded:
- the LOC111685735 gene encoding uncharacterized protein LOC111685735, whose amino-acid sequence is MKVKILQIFLASALLLVAVQGRFIQEDELLEKMPSQFMEPRVYMPEDIETYAEEINKPEFDLVENEQVELPVEVPVESEVEIEPRSGGCSIPIRGGLKAKQPLYIKPGTTEFYPFSDTGRIDVAAGKNIEIHCTSGFAHPLSGKTHIATCVSGTTFKVNGVQHSLPSLVCTSWPAFVAKKSGSSCNGGTTLVNVGFELSSSRFMRQYQVCFNEHEEVTRYVYHKLFPGSNYYETGVERLNFATAGFFGGKNVDNLYTQAKQKETIDRELGYNAEKYFNNQKNIFLARGHMAAKADFVYASEQRATFLFLNTAPQWQVFNAGNWARVEDGVRAWVTKHKKTVECWTGVYGVTTLPNKHGVQTHLYLSYDANHNGLIPVPKLYFRVVIEPSTRKGIVFIGVNNPHLTLAEIKKDYIICPDISDKVSYIPWKKTDIVAGYSYACEVAEFRKKVTTLPSFSVSGLLV